From a single Methanofollis sp. W23 genomic region:
- the thyX gene encoding FAD-dependent thymidylate synthase, which yields MKVELLAITPDAERLIESAGRTAYRSFDRQAPGSEKKFIRMIVRNGHESVLEHAYATFRISGISRACSHQLVRHRLCAITQQSQRYVSEDDFPAVEPTSIAENEEAHALYSTYLAQTRKTYKALADLGVRREDARFVLPNATETEMVVSANMREWRHIVGLRGSRGAQWEIRALAIALLRVFQEQVPTVFCDFEIDEEQQVVRRVEV from the coding sequence ATGAAGGTAGAACTCCTTGCCATCACCCCTGACGCCGAACGGTTGATCGAGAGCGCCGGACGCACCGCATACCGCTCCTTCGACCGCCAGGCTCCAGGCAGTGAAAAGAAATTTATCAGGATGATCGTGAGAAACGGGCACGAGTCAGTGCTCGAACACGCCTACGCGACGTTCCGGATCTCTGGGATCTCTCGCGCCTGTTCCCACCAACTGGTCCGCCACCGCCTCTGCGCCATCACCCAGCAGTCGCAGCGTTATGTCTCGGAAGACGACTTCCCAGCCGTCGAACCGACGTCGATCGCGGAGAACGAGGAGGCGCATGCCCTCTATAGCACGTATCTTGCACAGACGCGCAAGACCTACAAGGCGCTCGCCGACCTCGGCGTACGGAGGGAAGACGCCCGCTTCGTCCTCCCCAACGCCACCGAGACCGAGATGGTCGTCAGCGCCAACATGCGCGAGTGGCGCCACATCGTCGGGCTGCGCGGGAGCCGCGGGGCACAGTGGGAGATCAGGGCGCTCGCCATCGCACTCCTCCGTGTCTTTCAGGAACAGGTCCCGACCGTCTTCTGCGACTTCGAGATCGACGAGGAGCAGCAGGTGGTCAGGCGGGTCGAGGTCTGA
- a CDS encoding head GIN domain-containing protein yields MSPLTRYLPGAVVLLVLVLTAGCTVPPCSVGSGNVISETRDLGTFHSVELNTFATVLVMQGTPGAVKIEAEDNIMPLLRTRVSDGVLVIDHDAVCVENTTPVVVRVAMDEVRGLAVNGAGSVLGENEIVADRLSTAVGGSGALDLDVNVSTLESVISGSGKTRYAGTAAEHNVVITGSGTVKGFDLATDRTNLVISGSGRAEVLATEALDVQITGNGIVTYRGDPAVTQVITGSGSLTKEE; encoded by the coding sequence CGGCCGGGTGCACCGTGCCTCCCTGTAGCGTCGGATCGGGAAATGTGATCTCAGAGACGCGAGACCTCGGGACATTTCATAGCGTAGAACTCAACACCTTTGCAACGGTGTTGGTGATGCAGGGCACGCCAGGGGCGGTGAAGATCGAGGCCGAGGACAATATCATGCCTCTGCTCAGGACCAGGGTCTCCGACGGCGTGCTGGTCATCGACCACGACGCTGTCTGTGTGGAGAACACCACGCCGGTCGTCGTCAGGGTGGCGATGGACGAGGTCCGTGGGCTTGCAGTGAATGGGGCCGGGTCGGTCCTCGGGGAGAACGAGATCGTCGCGGACCGTCTGTCGACGGCGGTCGGCGGGTCGGGCGCCCTCGACCTTGACGTGAACGTGAGCACGCTCGAGAGCGTGATCTCGGGGTCGGGCAAGACCAGGTATGCCGGGACGGCGGCCGAACATAATGTCGTGATCACCGGGTCTGGCACGGTCAAGGGCTTCGACCTCGCGACTGATCGGACGAACCTCGTGATCAGTGGTTCGGGGAGGGCCGAGGTGCTCGCCACCGAGGCGCTTGACGTCCAGATCACAGGGAACGGGATCGTCACCTATCGCGGCGACCCGGCGGTGACCCAGGTGATCACGGGATCAGGAAGCCTGACCAAGGAGGAGTGA